The following proteins come from a genomic window of Sebastes fasciatus isolate fSebFas1 chromosome 6, fSebFas1.pri, whole genome shotgun sequence:
- the drc10 gene encoding dynein regulatory complex protein 10: MLPSSDSMSAKVATQSEDALKNHELSQKKLLSVEAQLISNILENCISQVEIAATLPAVLQLNNVSNVVDEELSRALQEHQILDSRLETLEGLKQESNGEQDGEDGKARAQLEKDVKNSVRDLLRVVRAHPDAICGLRAELGMEVGESEYILIRGLEKFHRYVVEKLMTSLDEELQLVLNKQVSSSTAHDLEIIVSQEGEVATAMKQIDATISQINDEIKAMQSSLQDNMSQEAGMSFLADKQCQSHIKTSKMKHSSLQRENDQLNSQLNDLILKNREAERVIQEESEIVEKEIEYLLQTFDDEIEKDQANLELNGMGYETEEEELKKLEESFSVLEVESNQILEKRRLAEEKRSMEMIELELKTKAAIFAQAWWRGYSTRKALKNKGKSKKGKKGKGKKTK, from the exons ATGTTACCATCCAGTGATAGTATGTCTGCAAAGGTGGCGACCCAATCAGAAGATGCTCTCAAGAACCATGAACTGTCCCAGAAGAAGCTGCTCTCTGTTGAGGCTCAACTCATCTCAAACATATTGGAAAACTGCATCAGTCAAGTTGAGATTGCAGCCACTCTGCCTGCTGTTCTCCAGTTAAACAATGTATCCAATGTTGTGGACGAGGAGTTGAGTAGGGCACTTCAAGAGCATCAAATATTAGATAGTAGACTGGAGACACTGGAAGGTCTCAAGCAGGAGTCAAATGGGGAACAAGACGGAGAAGATGGGAAAGCAAGGGCTCAGCTTGAGAAGGACGTCAAGAACTCTGTCAGGGATCTGCTCAGGGTTGTCCGAGCCCATCCAGATGCCATTTGTGGCTTGAGGGCAGAGCTAGGTATGGAAGTAGGGGAGAGTGAGTACATACTAATTAGAGGGCTTGAGAAGTTTCACCGCTATGTGGTAGAAAAGTTGATGACCAGTTTGGATGAGGAGTTACAGCTGGTTCTCAACAAGCAGGTGTCTTCATCCACTGCCCACGATCTGGAGATCATAGTTTCACAGGAAGGAGAAGTAGCTACAGCCATGAAGCAAATAGATGCAACG ATTTCTCAGATAAATGATGAGATAAAAGCAATGCAGAGTTCTCTGCAAGATAACATGAGTCAAGAAGCGGGTATGTCATTTCTTGCCGACAAGCAGTGCCAGTCACATATCAAGACATCAAAGATGAAGCACAGCAGTTTACAACGGGAGAATGATCAACTGAACAGTCAGCTCAACGACTTGATCCTTAAAAacagggaggcagagagagtaATTCAAGAG GAAAGTGAAATCGTGGAGAAGGAAATTGAATACTTGCTCCAAACTTTTGACGATGAAATAGAAAAAGATCAG GCCAACTTGGAGTTGAATGGAATGGGTTAtgaaacggaggaggaggagctgaagaagctGGAGGAATCCTTTTCTGTCCTAGAGGTGGAGAGCAACCAGATCCTGGAGAAGCGTCGGCTGGCAGAAGAGAAAAGAAGTATGGAAATGATAGAGCTGGAGTTGAAGACCAAAGCTGCTATTTTTGCCCAAGCCTGGTGGAGAGGCTACAGTACTCGCAAGGCGTTAAAGAACAAGGGCAAGAGCAAGAAGGGCAAAAAAGGCAAAGGCAAGAAGACCAAATAA